From a region of the Colias croceus chromosome 14, ilColCroc2.1 genome:
- the LOC123697615 gene encoding DNA repair protein XRCC1, with product MPRVKLDYVVSFSSEDPNNPASNLLAWEISKKKWLCSKWEPSCSVVLQLAKAVQIQSVHIGAYQASLVEVLVGLSEKPNDPFEVLVPSCVLVAPGEARRGAAERVRTFSADQLSAARAQRWDRLRVVCSQPYNKHCQYGLSFIHIYSPEADGNPAAPITENTTEQPVKAIPNRMFALDGLSSDEDEFKPGELFAKHRATESTDAQIRQASSNALKNISDSATKLTKTPISKTCEARHKNSAKKSDSDQTNRQRDSLMYTDDDDQPHGRIDRIVQKRKDEKSKEEINRQKTNEPKRKTTNERMKDLSNEIDKELNESMRDVVDGASSSKKRKRDSTNESKDKDLNVNKRNDANKMKRDKSDDRDETRKRKKVENNNGALRPGSVCSDIGQILAGTVLALSGYVHPRRGALRELALRLGAQYRPDYTRDCTHLICAFPNTPKLKAVRSADTPCFAVKGEWLEQCCAARRRLPEPWFATEPHLYVAPPKGGYTQYDDDDGGEEGGSKPGAAGVAPDSDADTEDEIEQVRQEQAKRDTQHTKQEKEQTDKQTEASDSDVSFVCDERVKGNITLHDDDSDDTEPEERTNRQIGLDKTKLLPSFLEGYTFVVCGEVQRAGHDVGLLRRHVRAYGGELLTEEEVTEDSEVHYIVCTSTDALPQCAGVRVSPRWLWRAHTRRRRPSDERDEIH from the exons ATGCCGCGAGTAAAATTGGACTATGTCGTCAGTTTTAGCAGTGAAGATCCC aacAATCCAGCGAGCAACTTGCTAGCATGGGAGATCAGCAAGAAGAAGTGGTTATGCAGCAAATGGGAACCATCTTGCTCTGTGGTGCTGCAGCTGGCTAAAGCTGTACAG ATCCAGTCAGTTCACATTGGCGCCTATCAAGCATCCCTGGTGGAGGTTCTGGTGGGCCTCTCTGAGAAACCTAACGATCCATTTGAG GTGTTGGTCCCCAGCTGCGTGCTGGTGGCGCCGGGCGAGGCGCGGCGCGGGGCGGCTGAGAGAGTTCGTACCTTCAGTGCGGACCAGCTCAGCGCGGCACGGGCACAGCGGTGGGATCGACTGAGGGTGGTGTGCTCGCAGCCCTATAATAAGCATTGTCAG TACGGCCTCTCATTCATCCACATCTATTCCCCGGAAGCTGACGGCAACCCAGCAGCACCAATAACAGAGAATACAACAGAGCAGCCAGTTAAAGCCATCCCCAACAGAATGTTCGCTCTGGACGGTCTCTCGTCTGACGAGGACGAGTTCAAGCCGGGGGAACTGTTTGCGAAACATCGGGCTACGGAAAGTACTG ATGCTCAAATAAGACAAGCGTCatcaaatgctttaaaaaatatctctgACTCTGCCACTAAATTGACCAAAACACCTATATCAAAGACATGTGAAGCGCGACACAAAAACAGCGCTAAAAAATCAGACAGCGaccaaacaaacagacaaagaGATAGTCTGATGTATACTGACGACGATGATCAGCCACATGGAAGAATTGACAGAATAGTACAAAAACGTAAAGATGAAAAGAGTAAAGAAGAGATAAATAGACAGAAAACAAATGAacctaaaagaaaaacaaccAATGAACGTATGAAAGATTTATCAAACGAAATTGACAAAGAATTGAATGAAAGTATGAGAGATGTTGTTGATGGTGCAAGTAGTTCCAAAAAAAGGAAACGAGACTCGACCAACGAAAGCAAAGATAaagatttaaatgttaataaaaggaATGACGCGAACAAGATGAAGAGGGACAAAAGTGATGACAGAGACGAAACACGTAAGCGCAAGaaagttgaaaataataacg GTGCCCTCCGGCCTGGGTCAGTATGCAGCGATATAGGGCAAATCCTAGCGGGCACGGTGCTGGCCCTCAGCGGCTACGTGCACCCGCGGCGCGGAGCCCTGCGCGAGCTCGCCCTGCGGCTCGGCGCGCAGTACAGACCCGACTACACAAGGGACTGCACGCATCTCAT CTGCGCGTTCCCCAACACGCCCAAGCTGAAGGCGGTCCGCTCCGCCGACACGCCCTGCTTCGCGGTGAAGGGCGAGTGGCTGGAGCAGTGCTGTGCCGCGCGGCGTCGCCTGCCCGAGCCATGGTTCGCCACCGAGCCGCACTTGTATGTGGCGCCGCCAAAGGGGGGGTACACACaatatgatgatgatgatggggGTGAGGAAGGGGGGAGTAAGCCTGGTGCGGCGGGGGTTGCGCCGGATAGTG ACGCAGACACGGAAGACGAGATCGAGCAAGTGAGGCAGGAACAAGCGAAGAGAGACACACAACACACGAAACAAGAAAAggaacaaacagacaaacagacggAGGCCAGTGACTCTGACGTGAGCTTCGTGTGTGACGAGCGTGTGAAGGGGAACATCACTTTGCATGACGACGACAGTGACGACACTGAGCCCGAAGAACGTACGAACAGACAGATTGGACTTGATAAGACTAAG CTGTTGCCGAGCTTCCTGGAGGGCTACACGTTCGTGGTGTGCGGCGAGGTGCAGCGCGCGGGGCACGATGTGGGGCTGCTGCGGCGGCACGTGCGCGCGTACGGCGGGGAGCTGCTCACG GAGGAAGAAGTGACGGAAGACAGCGAAGTGCACTACATAGTGTGCACGAGCACGGACGCGTTACCGCAGTGTGCAGGTGTGCGTGTGTCGCCGCGTTGGCTGTGGCGCGCACACACACGCAGGCGGCGCCCGTCCGACGAGCGGGACGAGATACACTGA